TTGTGCACGTCATTAGCGTGCACgtgtaattaattattattaattataaaaaactagaaaagcgctcagagagcagctcagtctccctatattgtgatttacacatttattttatctctatttttagattccttaaccatgaaaacaaacctttagatgttcggtggtgagagagagacccccaccctacatgattgggTCAAATATAAGAATTTAATTCTTCTATTGGCTCCTTTCTCATCATGTAAATGTTCAAAGTATTGAAAGTGTGTGTAGGATGTAATATTGTGAGtacattttcatgaaaataataaatgaaaacaaggAAAATTCCGTAAACATCGAGAGGAaccattttgaagctccattgactgcattgCGTCGTTTCCCGCTGTCACTCTTCTTCGCTAGATACACTCTGGATACTGACCTGCTGACCCCAGAGCAGCGACTCTCCTACGAGAAAAATGGATTCCTTCTCATCAAGAATCTGGTGTCTGAAGAAGACATCGACGGCTTCAGGTGAGCACCGACGACGAAAGCTTCTTCCCCCCAGCGTACGAACAGAAACGCCAAGGAGCTGCTTCTAAAATGTCGTGTGATCGctgctttctgcagaaaggAGTTTGAGAAGCTCTGTCGACAGGAAGCGAAGCCTCTCGGCCTGTTGCTGATGAGGGATGTGACGATCGCCAAGTCCGAGTTTGTCCCGGATCAGAAAGCCGTCACTAAAATCCAAGACTTTCAAGGCGTCCCTGGACTGTTCCGGTACTGCACCTTACCCCAGGTACGACCCGCTGCAGTTTGTCTGCGTCTCTGTCGTTggtgacgacccccccccccccctactccgTGTGTCAGATTCTGAAGTATGTGGAGTGTTTCACCGGACCGGACATCATGGCCATGCACACCATGCTGATCAACAAGCCCCCGGATACAGGTAAAAAACTCAAACCCAAGCGTGCAATTTGGCAGCGAGGATCGAGACTTTGTTCCGGGGAACAAATATTCTCAGTATTTTACTGTGTTTTCTTACAAGGCCGAATTATAGAGAGAGAAACATCATGAGATCAAATATCAAAACGATGCGAACGTTCCACATTCGGCTCCTACGGGACGCGTTCTCCGTTGCCTCAGGTAAGAAGACTTCTCGCCACCCGATGCACCAGGACCTGCACTACTTCCCGTTTCGCCCGGCGGACCGGATCGTCTGCGCCTGGACTGCGATGGAGAAAGTGAACAGGCAGAACGGCTGCCTGGTCGTCCTGCCTGGAACGCACACCGGCAGCCTGCAGGAGCACGACTACCCCGAGTGGGAGGTACCCAAAGAAAGAGACGGGAGCGTTCTGCAGGAAGCGCGTTCTCACCTGCGAGTACACACACTGCATTGTGGGTCCTCAGGGTGGCGTCAACCTGATGTACCACGGAGTGCGTAACTACGACCGGCAGCAGGCCGGGCTGCATCTGGAGATGGAGACGGGCGACACCGTCCTCTTCCATCCGCTGCTGATTCACGGGTCCGGCACCAACCAGACGCAGGGCTTCCGCAAGGTACTACACTACCCACAATCCACCTGGTGCCTCATCGTATCCTGAAGGTGATATTTGCAAGATGTTGAGGAAGGACAACCGTTCTCTGAATTCTGGACGCgatttaagatttatttttaccctCTGTGATACCAATCGAAGGGAAAAGATGGAACTAAATCTgccgtgcgtgtatgtgtgtgtgtgtgtgtgtgtgtgtgtgtgtgtgtgtgtgtgtgtgcgtgtgtgtgtgtgttcccaggCCATCTCCTGCCACTATGCCAGCGCCGACTGCTTCTACATCAGTGTGAAGGGAACCACGCAGGAGAACATAGAGAAGGAGGTGTTGGAGATCGCAGCGAGGAAACACAATATGAAGGGCGAATTTGATTTGAAGGTCAGacagttttactttttaatGACGTCCTGTGTGACTTGGAGGCTTGAACgcatttcatatatatatatgtgaaatcaAGTGTTCTAGAACGACTCGGTTTTCCACCAAAATGATTTTGCTTAAAATG
This portion of the Brachionichthys hirsutus isolate HB-005 chromosome 22, CSIRO-AGI_Bhir_v1, whole genome shotgun sequence genome encodes:
- the phyh gene encoding phytanoyl-CoA dioxygenase, peroxisomal isoform X2, whose product is MSRAAERIERLINHLDRPPAAIGAAPTSAPGLASAPPQSLRYTLDTDLLTPEQRLSYEKNGFLLIKNLVSEEDIDGFRKEFEKLCRQEAKPLGLLLMRDVTIAKSEFVPDQKAVTKIQDFQGVPGLFRYCTLPQILKYVECFTGPDIMAMHTMLINKPPDTGKKTSRHPMHQDLHYFPFRPADRIVCAWTAMEKVNRQNGCLVVLPGTHTGSLQEHDYPEWEGGVNLMYHGVRNYDRQQAGLHLEMETGDTVLFHPLLIHGSGTNQTQGFRKAISCHYASADCFYISVKGTTQENIEKEVLEIAARKHNMKGEFDLKDSWAFRGQLVQGERISL
- the phyh gene encoding phytanoyl-CoA dioxygenase, peroxisomal isoform X1, which translates into the protein MSRAAERIERLINHLDRPPAAIGAAPTSAPGLASAPPQSLRYTLDTDLLTPEQRLSYEKNGFLLIKNLVSEEDIDGFRKEFEKLCRQEAKPLGLLLMRDVTIAKSEFVPDQKAVTKIQDFQGVPGLFRYCTLPQILKYVECFTGPDIMAMHTMLINKPPDTGKKTSRHPMHQDLHYFPFRPADRIVCAWTAMEKVNRQNGCLVVLPGTHTGSLQEHDYPEWEGGVNLMYHGVRNYDRQQAGLHLEMETGDTVLFHPLLIHGSGTNQTQGFRKAISCHYASADCFYISVKGTTQENIEKEVLEIAARKHNMKGEFDLKLGLPRPAGARREDLPLKKNDGAADCTSSGLLQSVRNELLIFF